The sequence TGAAAAAATTCCCAATAGTGTTTTAACATATGAGCCAACAGATGGATGGATTGGAAAAATGATAAAAGGAGCAATAAGTAAGGATGTAGATGGAATAACAATTTCCCTTCTTTTCTGTGCGGATAGAAATGAGCATTTAAAAGAAATAAGAAAATGGCTTGGTGAGGGAAAAATTGTTATATGCGATCGCTACTTTGACTCAACCCTTGCATATCAGAAAGAGCAATTGAAATTTGAAAATGCGGAGAAATGGCTTTTAAACTTGCAACCGTTTTTAATAAAACCAGATTTAACTATTTTGCTAAAAATAGAGCCAAAAAAGGCAATGGAAAGGATAAAGAGGAAAAAAGTTTTTTTTGAAAATGAGGAGTTTTTGGAAAAAGTTCAGAAAAATTATCTGGAGATGGCAAAGGAGGAGAGGTTTTTTTTGATAAATGCGGAAAAAAGCATAGATGAAATAGTGAATGAATGCTTAGAAGAAATAAAGAGAAGAAAAATTATTTGATTTCTATCTCCTCATTTGGCTTCATTATTATTACTTCCGCTTCCCTTACCGATTTTTT is a genomic window of Thermoplasmatales archaeon containing:
- the tmk gene encoding dTMP kinase, with product MKGKFITIEGIDGSGKTTIAKILHEKIPNSVLTYEPTDGWIGKMIKGAISKDVDGITISLLFCADRNEHLKEIRKWLGEGKIVICDRYFDSTLAYQKEQLKFENAEKWLLNLQPFLIKPDLTILLKIEPKKAMERIKRKKVFFENEEFLEKVQKNYLEMAKEERFFLINAEKSIDEIVNECLEEIKRRKII